Proteins encoded together in one Salmo salar chromosome ssa08, Ssal_v3.1, whole genome shotgun sequence window:
- the LOC123744215 gene encoding GRIP domain-containing protein RUD3-like, whose translation MWTRYSDLTFHPHSVHLVKFVLTNQYNILDASIFNSQTVVENPTMQTMDIDDDTSPNKPSVTFSAHFQWWKRPSGVAAVCLGLLCVLLLAGIIGLSVYYGVIDHHCSTERDQQTSYSLLTKEGDQQPTSYNNLTKEGDQLQSSYNTLTKERDELQNSYNTLTKERDQLQNSYNTLTEERDQLQTSYNTLTKERDELQNSYNTLTEERDQLQNSLTTRTKDRDQQQNSLKVMTSEREQLQNSLNSRTKERDQLQNSLNIRTTEKNLLQNSLTTKTKEKEQLQNILTTITRERDQLQNNLNTRTAEKNQLQNSLTTKTKEKDQLQNNLNTRTTEKDQLQNSLNTRTTERDQLQNSLNTMAFERDQLQNSLNTTASERDQLQNRLRFYEKPCLDGWWKFGTSCYFVSSTMDTGGGGQKACRAMGADYVIINSREEQIFIHGFKKNVWIGIYKEYGIWKWVGHTI comes from the exons ATGTGGACACGTTACTCCGATCTTACATTTCATCCTCACTCAGTACATCTCGTTAAGTTCGTCTTAACAAACCAATATAACATTTTGGATGCATCCATTTTCAACTCTCAGACTGTG GTGGAGAATCCAACAATGCAGACCATGGACATTGATGATGACACGTCTCCCAACAAGCCCAGTGTTACATTTTCAG CACATTTTCAGTGGTGGAAGAGACCCTCTGGAGTTGCTGCcgtgtgtctggggctgctgtgtgttctcctattggctgggatcataggcctgtctgtctact ACGGTGTCATTGATCATCACTGCTcaacagagagagaccaacagaccAGTTACAGCCTTCTGACTAAAGAAGGAGATCAGCAACCAACCAGTTATAATAACTTAACAAAAGAGGGAGACCAGCTACAGAGCAGTTACAACAccttgactaaagagagagatgagctaCAGaacagttacaacaccctgactaaagagagagaccagctacagaacagttacaacaccctgactgaagagagagaccagctacagaccagttacaacaccttgactaaagagagagatgagctaCAGaacagttacaacaccctgactgaagagagagaccagctacagaatagtctcaCCACAAGGACCAAAGACAGGGACCAGCAGCAAAATAGTCTTAAAGTTATGACTTCTGAAAGGGAGCAATTACAGAATAGTCTTAACTCAaggactaaagagagagaccagttgcAGAATAGTCTAAACATCAGGACAACAGAGAAAAATCTGCTACAGAATAGTCTCACAACCAAAACTAAGGAGAAAGAACAGTTGCAGAATATTCTCACCACAATAACTcgggagagagaccagttacagaataaTCTAAATACGAGGACCGCAGAGAAAAACCAGCTACAGAACAGTCTCACAACAAAAACTAAGGAGAAAGACCAGTTGCAGAATAATCTAAATACCAGAACCACAGAGAAAGACCAGTTACAGaacagtctaaataccaggaccactgagagagaccagttacagaacaGTCTAAATACCATGGCCtttgagagagaccagctacagaatagtctaaataccacgGCCtctgagagagaccagttacagaacaGGCTTAGGTTCTATG AGAAACCCTGTCTGGATGGATGGTGGAAGTTTGGCACCAGCTGTTACTTTGTCTCCTCCACGATGGACACAGGCGGGGGAGGTCAGAAGGCGTGCAGAGCAATGGGTGCAGATTATGTTATTATAAACAGCAGAGAAGAACAG ATATTTATCCATGGATTTAAGAAGAATGTCTGGATTGGTATATATAAAGAATATGGAATCTGGAAGTGGGTTGGCCACACCATTTAA